GTCCATACTCGTCAGACCCAGTCGATGCCTCAAACTCTGCTGCTGGTCGCGCAAAGCTTGACCAGTCTCCTGAAGCGGAAGCCAACTCAGGGTCACTACTCATCGGCATCGAGTCCTTATCGCCACTAGGTTAAAAATGTAAGCCAATACTGTACCAATATACTAGTACAGAAATGTGCCACAGAGCTGGATTCATTCTGGTCGAAACTATAGCCCATAACCAGGTCAAACAATGCCGAATATGAGACGACTCCAACCCAACTGGTTGAACGCCAACGACGACAAGATCCTCGAGTTACTCGGTGAGACAGGCGTCGCACTCAACAAGCGCGGCATCGAAGTAAATCTCGACCTACAAGACCGACCAGTCTCCTACTCAACGATCAAACGACGGGTAGACAAACTCGAAGACTCCGATTTTCTTGAAGACGTTGGGACAACCGGCTCGTACTATCGCATCAGTGACCGCGGCAAACGATATTTGACCGGAAACCCATATGGGACATCTGAGATCACTGAAGGCGTAGACCCAGTTACCCTGTCTCCCCCTGATTATCAATTACTCCGAGAAATCAAAGAAGCAAAAGCCACAGTAGACGAGGAAGCAATTCTTGCTCGCATTACCGGTGATAGACAAGAAGCTTCTGAACGATTAGCAGATCTCAAACGCAAAGGCGTTATCACAGAAAACGATGGCCTCCAACTGGATTTCCTAGGACAATTTATCTTGGAACACTTCAAAGAAGGCAAAGAAGTCCTCTCCGACGCAAAGAACCAACCAGATACCCCTGCTTCTGCGGAAACATACTACGATGCAGTCCGATGATCACCACTGACACCAACCATCTTGCTACTCAGAAACGGATCTATCACCCAGAATACCCTCTGAGCGACTTGAGTTAGGTGGATGGACATCCGGATAGCCGCCGATGAAGCATGGTCGTTTCAGGATTACAAATACGCACCGTGATAAACACTGAATAGAATTCGTGCCGTTGCACATCGAATGGTATACTGCCAGCATTGCGGGGAACAGATCGCAAAGACGGATCGGTATTGCTCAGGGTGCGGGAGAAAACAGGAGCAAAGATCGAGTAAGGAGCCTCTTGAAGAGTTCTTCAGCAAAATCGACAGGCTTGTCGATAGACAGGTGGACTGGATTGCGACCAAGTATCCGGATATTGAACAAGAGATCTTGCTTGATGAACACACGTTCGCTATGCAGATGTACGTGATCGGCCTGCTCAAAGGCCAAATTGGGACGTTAATTCTGCTCAGCGCCGACGACTGGGACGACACTGACCGCGAAAACATCGACCTCGACCCGATCTATAGCTATCTCGTTGACACAGTTCAGGAACGGGAAGGCAACATCCGGGAGGCGCTCAATGCGACTGCGTGAGTTCGACAAAGAATCGACTTCCGGCTCGTCTCACTATGTGATCTGAGTCCTGTAATTAGTCGTGTATTCTACGAATCAGGTGATGTCAAATTCATGTCCCGGACGCTACGACGTCCAGGAGATCTGAAATAGTCGCTCGTGACCTGTTGGATAGGGATAACGACCATTCGGTCGCGCACCCACCATTGGATGGAGGCGCGCTACACATGCCGAATAGACACGAACTCAAACCAGAGCGTGCAACAGCGACCGAAGACACAGCCAGTTACCTCTCTCATCACGGAGGTGGGTGGAGTGCCTGAACGGTTTTCGAAGCTTGACGATGAAATTGTCGAGGAGTTACGCGATGTGGTTGGTCCTGATCTCAAGCCTCTCGAACCTACCGACGGTGTGCAGCGGTTTTTGAATCGAAAGCAGGACGACGTGACGTCGAACACGATCGCCGAGTATCAAAAGAAGCTGTCTCGCTTTGAGTCGTTCTGCGAGAGACGTGATATCGATGACCTTCGAGAGCTAGATCGGCGTAGTGTCGATGAGTATGTCTCGTGGCTGCGTCACGAGTCAAGTGACGAAGTTGAAGAATTGTCGCCGAAGACGATGCGTGACGAACTCTACCTCATTCGCCAACTGCTTGGGTACTTGGAACGGATCGACGCGGTTGAGCCTGGGTTGAGTGAGGTGGTGCAGATCCCGGATCTCTCCGATACCGAAGGTGTCAGAGATGTTGATGTCGATCCTGAGCGGGTGCAGACGATATTGGAGTATCTCGAGCGGTATCAGTACGCCTCGCTGGAGCATGTTGTCTGGCTCGTGAGTGCGCGCGTCGGTCGGCGACTCGGTGGGTACGTTGCGCTGGATCTGTGCGATGCGCATCTCGAGGGGCGTGACCCGTATCTAGAGTTCCGTCATCGGCCGCCGACTCGACTCAAAAACGGGGAGAACGGGGAAGAGCAAGTCGCGATCGCCACGGAGGTCGCCGATGTATTGCGCGACTACATCGACGATATTCGTCCTGAGGTCACGGATGACAATGGACGTGAGCCATTGCTCGCGACACGGTACGGACGAATATCGACGACGACGTTTCGGAAATATATATACAAATGGTCCAGGCCGTGCATGATCCACGGCGATTGTCCACACGACAAAGCGCTTGATGACTGCGAAGCTGCGCAGTCAGTCAATCAGGCAGCGAAATGCCCATCGTCACGCTCACCACACGCGCTTCGACACGGATACATCAGCGAGGCCCGTCGGCGAGGCGTCCCACTGGAGGTCCTCACCGACCGGGTCGATGTGACTCCGGAGGTGATTCAGGAGGTCTACGACGAGAGTACTCCTGAAGAGCGACGCGAAGTCCGACGTGACATCCTCGAGGAGTACACTTCGGACAAAGGACGAGGGTATCTTTGAAACGGATCTCACAGGTCCGACGTAGGACACCCCGGCCCAGAAAGATCTGTGAAAAGCAGAGATGGCGAGTAGTGGCGCACTGAATCCGTTCGGTGGTGAGCACCCCTCTCTATTCGGGACGGGCAAGAAATAGTGTGACAGTGAAGTGAGTGTCACGGTCAACTACGTCAGCAGTTCCTCAATACTAAGGATAGATAACAGATCCAGGACTAATCTCAAAATCGCAGTTGGCGGCGACGGTATACAGTGGTCGCTCGCGAATTACGACGTCGGCGAATCGTTCGGCGATACAGTGCTCTCCGAACCACAGGCTTGCGTGCCGCCGTGGCCAAATCCCGGCCCTGCCTGAGAGTCGTGTTTCTTCACGGAGGAGGGAGTCGTCTTTGACAGTGTAGTTGTAGCCGGATAGTCGCGCGGGGATTGTCGGTGGTCGTTTTCCTTCGAACGAGAGGATATGCTGTCCATCGGCAGTGACAGTCGCATATCGTGTGCGGCCATTGTCTCGAAGGTCGATATCGGCGACGAGTTTCGGGTATCCCCAGATGTCCTCGCCGAAGGCGCGTGCTGGATCGGTCGAAACCGGAAGGGTGTAGACGTAGCCGCTGACGCCGCGTCGCAGTGCTGAAAGATACGGCCACGTCCGTGTCCCGGTTTCGACCGCTGGGAGGATGACGCCCACCTCGTCGTACGGCTCGATCGTGTCGTCGCCGACGCGGTCGTAGCTGACCGCCAGCACTGTCAGCGCAGCCCGGGACCGTGTTGCCCGGATCGGTTCTAAGCCAGCAGGCAGCAACGCAGCAACGTCAGCCCGGTCAGCGGGGAACACAGCGCCTACGATCGAGGCAGAGAGTTGCGCCGGGAGTTGGAATGTGTGGCCGGTCGAGATCGTTTGCTGTATCATCGGTCCTGGCCTCGGAAGCGGTGCAGTGCGGCGAAGGCTTTGATCACTGTCCGCTGCCCGAGTGACCGAACTGGCTGAGGAAGCCATCGGGTCGAGAGGAGTAGCTTCGCTGGCCAGCCGACAGGGTGGCGGAGTGCGGGATTCTCGGTGGTGGCGACAGTGTGGATCTTGGCTGCGACCCGGTCCGGCGACACTGTCAGTGGGCCACGCCCCGCTATGAGTGTTCCCTCTGCCATCGCGTCATAAACGTCTGCAAACCGGTCGCTGTGATCCGTGTTGGCGAGGTGCTGTTGGGAGGTGTCTGCGAAGGCGGTGGTGACCCAGGCGGGTTCGATCACGGCGACATCGACGCTGAGATCGGTGACTTCCATGCGGAGTGTTTCCGCGAGGGCTTCGACGGCGTGTTTCGAGGCGGCGTACGCCCCCATGCCTGGGGTCGTGATCCGGGCGTGCGTGCTGGAAACGATGATGGCAGTCCCGTCGCGTTCGGCCAGCAGTGGCAGCATCTCTTGGATGGTGCGGTGGGCGCCGTGCACGTTGACATCGAACTGTGCTTGGAGCTGCTCACTCGGGATATCAGCGAGCGGGCCGAGCTGAGCCACACCTGCGTTGGCGACGACACAATCTAGCCCGCTGACTTCGTCAGCGATCCGTGAATGGAGTGACTCGATGTCGTCGGCATCAGTGACGTCCACTGTCTCCGTAAGACAGTTCTCGAGAGTTTCGAGAGCGTCGGCGTCGATGTCGGTGGCGTAGACGCGCCACCCCGCAGCGGCCAGAGTTTCAGCAGTGGCTCGCCCGATTCCCGACCCAGCGCCAGTCACGAGCGCCGTCCTCATCGCCACTATCTCGGCACCCACCCATGGAAATCATTTCGACTCCTGGCCAGAGTGGGAGTCCACGCGAAATCCCCACCCCTTCACGAGCGGATCTGCCAGGACGCTCGAAGTAGGGTCAGGTTGTTGAGCAAGACGTTGGTATCGACGACACAGATGGCTCGTCCTTCGGTCGTTACCTGCGCGACTCACCGTCGTCCGAGACCTCGTCAGGTGTCCACTCTGGCACAGCGCCGTCGTAGAACTCTTCGTCAGTGGGGAGATCACCCGTGAGCGTCGGCTCCGGTGGTCCGTGGTCGATTGATTCTTTGAGGAGTTTCATCCGTAAGGCCTCTTCTCGACCGAGGATCGACGCAACCGTCTCGAAGTCTACTTGATCGTCGTAGTACGCATCGCTGAGCCGCCGCCGGAACTCCTCGTCGGCGGCGATCTCCTCAAGTTTGGCTTCGAGCGCCTCAATGAGTAGGCGTGTCCGGGAGATGTCGAGGACGTCAACGACCCGGTCCGCTCGTTCGACGAGCGAGGCAGGGGCGGTGAAATCGACGCGTGTGTCCTCCTCCGCCATGGCTCTGTATTATTTCTCCAGGTAAATGGGTTCATTGGGGTCGCTCGAAGGGACAGGGAATCTGTTGTTTCGGTGCTGTTTGATGTCGAGGGAGCTCAACACAGCATGAGATAGAGCCAGTATGGCAGTTCGATAATACCTGGTTCTCGGTGTGCTATTGGGTCAAGTCGGTTGCCTGCGTCGCCGGTGACGAGGAATCCGACTGGTGCGCGGTACTGATCTTGGAATTCGTCAAGAGCGTCGTGTTTCGTGTCTTGATGACGGCCGCGGTAGGTGAGTGCGATCGGGACTGGCGTGTCATCAACTTCGAAGACATAATCTACTTCGCCACTTCGCCCGCGCCAGTACTGGACTGACGGTGTTTCTGGGTTTCCTTGGGCGGCGTTGACGCCGTAGGCGAGCCGCATCGTGTGGTCGAAGGCGGCGATCCTTGCAAGGTCGGCCTCGTAATCCAGGTCGTTCAGCGCTGTGCGGGGGCCCGTGTTCTCCAAGGCGGAGACGAGGCCTGTGTCGCGGAGATACAGTCGCGTCGCGCGTGGGCGCTGGTTGTCGTATTCGGTGACGCTCGTCAGGACGAACAGTTTCTCGAGGACGGCGAGGTAGCTGTCGCGGATGGTGCGGCGATCGACGTCGAACAGTTCGACGAGGCGCTGAAACCGGATCGGATCGCGGCCGCGGTTGCGCGCGGCCAGCGCGCAGAGACGTTCAAGGTCAGCAATCGTCCGCATCGACTCGAGACTCGGCGCGTCCTGGTAGAGGGTGGCGGTCAGGTTCCGGTATAACAGTTGGTAGGCGTCGGCATCGACGTCGCTCGCATCGACGGCGTCGCCATCGGCCACGTAGCTGAGGACGCCGCCCAAGGTGAGGTAGTGAGCGACTTGTGATTGGAGTTGTCGTGCGGCGTCCGCGACGCGTTGATGCTGGTCGCGAAGCGTTTCGACGAGTGCCGCTGTCTCGCCGGTTTCGAGGGCGTGCGGGAGGCTGCCATCGCCTTCACGAACAGGAGTTGGGGTGACGCGTGTGTCGCCGTCTTCGAGATCGGGATAGCGGGTGAAGATGTAGTCGCGGAATTTCTCGGGCAGGATCGGTTGGGTGTCGTAGCTACCGGATTCGAGCCCGACGCGGTGCAGTTCATCGCGGACTTGTTCGGTTGCGCCGGCCGAGACGACGATATTGCGGCCGTCTTCCTCAAGGGCGTCGCGAACGACGGAGCCCCAGCCTTCGACGCCGGGTTTGTCACTGTGTGCGACGCGGTGGACGTCGTCGAGAATGAGGTAGTGCGGTGCGGGGTCGTCGAGGCGGCCGAGGATGCGGCTTTCGTAGTAGCGAAGAGCTTGCTGGAATTGGTCGGCTGCGTGGAGTTGGTAGAGGGCGGTGGCGTCGAACGGGATGTAGCAGAAGCGTTCGGGGGCGGTGCCGGTTTGGAGTTCGTGGTGGATGAATTGTTTCAGGAGTGTGGTTTTGCCGACGCCGTGGCGACCGACGAGACCGACGACGTCGGCGTCGTCGAACTGGGTGGTGCCTTCGTTTGGGCGGACGAGATGGTAGTAGTCGCTTTTCTGGCGGGCAGGGAGTGTGTCGTGGAGGGCTGTGGCTCCGTCTTGCCACCATGGGTTGTGGTCGCCGAGTGATCGGACGAGGACCTCTTGGATGTCGTCGCTGGACATGGGTCACTCGGCTGGATCGTGGGTGCTGGCTGCGGAGCGGTTGTTGTGTTCCTGCGCGCCTGTTATCGACATCGTGTTGTTCTTTCTCTGCGCTCTACCCACAATAATGTTCTCCTTAGCGAAGGATTTAAACCAGCAAAGTTCATACTAGTGAACGCTCCGGCCAGAAAAGACACATCACGATGTGTTTGTTCCAGATGGGAGGACCATTCGGCTGTCGCCGAATGCAGCGGGGCCGGCGCGAACCAAAGGGGACGAGACAATGCCAGCAACACATACCGCCGACGGCGAGCGCACTGACTTCACGGGTGCCTTCATCACGCGCCGCACAATCACCCTCGACGGCACGAGCGTCCACCGCCTGACGTTCGACACCGACGACGACACCACGCAGACGCTGCTGATCCCAGCGTCGGCCGACTGCACCGTCTACGGCCTCCAGACCGGACACCGCTACGAAATCAGTGATACGCGTTACTGCGTGCCGACGACCGCCGCTGATCCGAGTGACGAACGTTGCCCGGACTGCGACGCCCAACTACGGCACGCCGTCGCCATCGACGCCGAACCCGAGTCACTCCGCCGCGCTACCCAGGAGTTCGGGATCGACGACCCGTTCTTCGTCGCAACCGACCAGACACGCATCGTCCGCGCGGATCGCGAGAAAGCCGACGACTGGCAGCCGATGGACCAGGGCGATCGCGCCCGGCACACGGCGCCGGACTACGTCTGTGACAACTGCGGAGAGGTCTTCGACGAACGCGAACTGCACCTCCCCGCCGAAGAGGATCGTGAGGTGATGATGGACGCGATGCACGCCGAAGCAGCGGCACCGGCGGAAACGATGGGGTTGGCGACTGGTGGCGCGAAGGACGCGACGAACTTCCGGGAGAACATCGAACAGGGATACACGCCCCAGCCTGGTGCGATCAGCACGGAGGGGTTGTTCTACGATTACTACTTCGAGACTGGCGGGCGTCGCGCGGAGACAGACGCTATGTTCGCGCCGCGATACGCTGCCGGCGTCTCGAAACATCCTGTCACCGGCGACACCGAGCACGTCCTCAGCGTCGGGTTAGACTCGACACTTTCTCCGGAGGACTTCGAGCGGCCACGCCTCGATCTGGTCGCGGTGCTTGACGTTTCGGGGTCGATGGACTCGCCGTTCGACGAGTACTACTACGACGAACACGGCCGCCGTCGCGAGGTCGAGACGACGAGCGACCGCAAGATCGACGCCGCCACCCGCGCGCTGTGCGCACTCACTGAGCAGTTGGACGACGAGGATCGGCTCGGCGTCGTCCTGTACAACAACCGCGCGCACATCGCCAAGCCGCTACGCGATGTCGGTTCGACGGACATGCACGCGATCCGCCAGCACATCCGCGAGGTGTCGGCCGGCGGCGGCACGAACATGGAAGACGGATTCGAGGCAGCGTGGGACCTGCTTCAGGACGCGCCGGCCGAACCCGAGACTGAGCGCCGCGTCGTGTTCATGACGGATATGATGCCGAACATGGGCGGCACCGGCCAGAGCCAGCTCCGTGAGCTGTTCGCCGACGCCGCGGCTGACGGCATCCACACGACGTTCCTCGGGATGGGGCTCGACGAAAACGCCGACCTCGCCGACGCCGTCTCGGACGTCCGCGGCGCGAACCACTACTTCGTCCACTCCGTCGAAGAGTTCGAGCAACGCCTCGGCGAAGAGTTCGCCTACATGGTGTCGCCGCTGGTCTACGACCTCCAGCTCGAACTCGACGCTAACGGCTGTGAGATCGCTGCGGTCCACGGCGCCCCCGGCAACGACGCGACTGACCAACTCATGCACGTGACGACGCTCTTCCCTTCACCGAAGGAAGACGGCGAAACCCGCGGCGGCATCATCCTCGTCGAACTGGACGTGACCGACGCAGACCGCGCCGTCGAACTCGTGGCGTCCTGGGTCGAACGCGACGGCAGCAATCACTCCGAGCGCGTCGCCGTCGAACTCCCACGGGAGGTACCGTCGTTCGATCACAGCGGCGTCCGGAAGGCCACCGCGCTCGCCCGGTACGCAGACACGCTCCGGGAGTGGGCCGAGGACGTCCATTCCCGTTCCGAAGGGACAGGCGTCGATGACTGGATCGACCCCAGCAGGCCGGACGATCAGGAACGCGAGTCAGTGCCGCTGACGGTCCCCGAGTCCTACGCGCGCCGGTTCAAGACGCTGCGAGCGTATCTCGTCGCCGAAGCCGACGATGTCGGTGACGATTCCCTGCTTCAGGAGGCTCGCTTGCTGGAGACGCTGTGTGCTGAGGCCGGTATCGAGATCCAGCCGACGGTCGATCCGGGAGGAAATGGGACCTGATGCTGATCTTCGCGTTCGATCGCGACTGGACCGTGGACGTCAACCCACACCCGCATCATGAGGCTGTTCCCCTGGAGTGGGTGCGGCATCTGGCCCACGAAACCGACCACGCCGTCTACGCAATCGGGAACCAGGAGCTGACTGAGGAGGCGGCGATCCCGGGCGTGGTGGATATCGTCGGTCGCCACCCCGACCACTGGGACGAGTGGCTCGGCAGCAAGCAGCCTGACGGCTACTACGAGCAGTTCCCCCTCCGACGTGAACGACTGTCGTTGATCGCTGATCTGCACCCGGACGCTGACGGATATATCGTCATCGACGACCTCGACTTGAGCGACGTCGAAGGCTGGCAGCACTACCACGCCTGGGATTTCGTGCCAGCTGTCCGGCAGGGTGACATCGACCCGGATCTTCCCTGGGCTGGCGAGCCCGTCGCAGATGGTGGGATGCCGACGATTGCAGGCATCATTCCCTCCGGCGCGGATCACCTGCGGCGGTTTCTCCGCGAACAGGACCGAACCCCAGCATTCGAGATTACCTCTCTCGATGACGGTGTCGAACGCACGTGGCTGTGCTGGGATGTTGAACCACTGCTGGGCTCCTACGGGCGGGCTGTCGCCCCACAGCTCAGGTGTACGCCGCTCGACCCAGCTGCGGAGTCGTTCAGTGTCGCCGCAGACTCCGTCGAGAAGCTCAGTGTCGTCCGACCCTCGCCAGACCAGTTCCTCGCGCCCGCAGAGACACAAGCTGAAGAGGCGATAGCACTGGCGCGACTCGCGGCTGTCAACCCGGACGCGGTCCCTGTCTCGGCGATACTCACGCTGCTGGACCAACCCGACGAGGATGCAGCGCGCGACCGAGACGCCCTGACGGCGTTACAGCGCGTCGCAGCGACCAGGCCGGACGAATGCCTCCCAGCCATCCCGATCCTGAAGTCGATCCTGACGAGTGACTCAGAACACGGAACAGCCGCCGCACTGGCGACGCTGGGCCACATCGGCGAGGAGGACGCCGCCGATATCGCGCCGCTGGCGGACAGTATCGCGCCGTATCTCGACGCCGAAGACGAGACAATCCGACGCGAAGCCGCGCACTGCATCGCTGCCATCGCCGCCGAGTACCCGGATGATGTCGCCGAGACACAAATGGAACTAGTCGAAATCGTCCGTGACGGAGGTGCCGCCCTGGGTCACGCCGTCGATGCGCTGGTCCAGATCAGTGAGGAGTTCCCGCTCGCGCTGGAGCCTGCCGTCCTGCCGCTCGGTGAGGTCCTTCGCGACTCATCAGTGGCTACCAGGGTTCGCATACAGGCGACGCTCGCGTTCCGGAATCTGGCGACTGAAAAACTGACGCTGGCAGTAGATGTAATGGATGATGTCGCGGCCGTGTTCGATGCCGACGACTACCGTCTCCGGAACAACGCGCTTGCGCTTACATTTGATTTCGCAGAGTACCAAGCCGACCTCGTCAAACCGTATGTTGACGACATTGCCGCGTTCCTCACCGAAGACGACGCCTACACGCGGACCAACGCCAGCGGGACACTCGCTCGCGTCGCCGGTGACTTCCCGGACGCAGTCGCCCATCTCACGCCGACGGTCATCGACTGTCTCTCCGACGACGATCATCGCGTCCGGGAAAACGCCTGCTGGGCGCTCGGCTATCTTCAGGCCTCCGAAGCAGAAGCGGCACTCAAGGACCGCCTGGACGACCCTGCCGACGACGTTCGAGACAAGGCTGCCTGGGCACTTTCGGAGATCCACCCACTATGATCACAGGTACCGCTACTCCCGCGACCGCTGTATCGAAACTGACCGAGACAGTTCCCAGACCGACGACTCAGGAGCAATACCAATGATACAACCCGCGAAGGCGGAAGGCTGTCTGCTGGGGCTCGCCTGTGGTGACGCGCTTGGCCGACCGGTAGAATTCAAATCCGCCGCCACGGTCGAACAACGTCACGGCACCGTAGACGCGATGCTCGGTTACGGGAGCCACGGCCAACCAGCGGGCACGATCACCGACGACACCGAGCTCGCCCTCTGTATCGCGCGCAGTCTCGTCGCCTGCGACGGGTTTGACGGCGCAGATGTCGCCGAACGATTCGTCGGCTGGTACGAAACCGACCCGTTCGACATCGGATTGATGACCACCGACGCACTCGCCCGTCTCCAGCGCGGAGACCCGTGGGACCAGGCCGGACAGGCCGTGTGGGAGTCCCGTCGCGAGGGAAGTAACGCCGGCAACGGCAGCGTGATGCGGTGTGCACCGTACGCGCTGGCGGTCGCTGACGACCTCCAGCAACTGGGACATGTGAGCGAACAGTCCTCGGCGATCACGCACGCCGACCCGCGATGCAAACGCGGCTGTGCCGTCTTGAATCTCACCATCGCAGCCCTCCTACGCGACGAGGACGACCCCCTGCAACAGGCGCTCGAGGCGACTTACCCCGAACAGTCGAATGCATCGGAAATCGACGATGCCGTCGAAGGACTGCCTGGCAGCGTATCAGCGAGCGAGGTCAACAACGGTGGCTACGTCGTTGATGCGCTCCAAGCCGGCCTCTACTACGCACTCAGCGCTGGCAATGCCGAAGACGCGATCGTCCGAGCCGTCAACGCTGGCGGCGACGCCGATACTGTCGGAGCGATCACGGGCGCGGTGGCCGGCGCGCGCTTTGGCGCAGCGTCGCTTCCCGATGCCTGGCTGGAGGAAATCGACGAGACAGCTGAACTGCGCACCCTCGCAGGACAGTTACTCGAAGTAGGGCAGTCCGGTGAGTCCTGACCATGAGCGAACAGCCTGCTCGAATCGGCCTCGTTTCCGACATCCACGGCAACGCCGTCGCATTCGAGGCGGTTCTCGAAGACATGCCGGCCGTGGACGCAGTGGTGTGTGCCGGCGATGTTGTCGGCTATGGGCCGTCACCGGGACGCTGTATCGATCTCATCCGTGAGCGGTCGATTCCGACCGTTGAGGGGAACCACGATCGTGCGGTCGTCCAGGACCAACCGTACGAATCCGGTGACCAGTACGCCAGCCTCACGCTCTCGGAAGACAAGCTCTCGTGGCTTGCGGGCCTCCCGCGTGAGCGATTGCTATTCGATGACCGGCTGAAAGTCGTCCACGACCACCCCGAGGAGAAGAACCGCTACACGATCCCTGCGGTATTCGATCCAGTCCTCCTCGATGATGAAGCTGTGCTTGTCTTGGGACACACCCA
The Halapricum salinum genome window above contains:
- a CDS encoding metallophosphoesterase family protein, which produces MSEQPARIGLVSDIHGNAVAFEAVLEDMPAVDAVVCAGDVVGYGPSPGRCIDLIRERSIPTVEGNHDRAVVQDQPYESGDQYASLTLSEDKLSWLAGLPRERLLFDDRLKVVHDHPEEKNRYTIPAVFDPVLLDDEAVLVLGHTHVQHAEEFGDGIVVNPGSVGQPRDKDPDAAYAVVDLDEMTVDLRRVPYDIDEVQRRIGDTSIDTYNAKRLTDGR